Proteins found in one Deltaproteobacteria bacterium IMCC39524 genomic segment:
- the der gene encoding ribosome biogenesis GTPase Der, which translates to MSSLVAIVGRPNVGKSTLFNRIIGRRQAIVEDFPGVTRDRNYADVDRFAKRFTLIDTGGFEPVSSERLLAQMREQSQLAIEEADIIIFLMDGREGLNPADEEVAHMLRQVDKPVLFVVNKMDGPAQEAYLGEFYALGVDAIHPIAAEHRIGTNDLVQELLALMPEPSEKDDEGTETRMAIVGRPNVGKSSLVNRLLGYERVVANPTAGTTRDSVDTVFAYNERRYVLIDTAGIRRKGRVSQKLEKYSVIQALKALDRCHIALIVVDAEEGITDQDLTIAGYAHERGRAIIIVVNKWDLLKKDNKTMSEYIKDVRAAFRFLPDSPIHFVSALTGQRINKIMADVEMVNDEFNRKVTTSALNKVLKDAEYNHQPPMYRGQRLKFFYMTQTAVRPPTFLVFVNKAEGVHFSYERYLMNCIREAFGFVACPIRLKFTDRER; encoded by the coding sequence ATGAGTTCCCTTGTTGCAATCGTCGGACGTCCCAATGTGGGTAAGTCGACTCTTTTTAACCGGATTATTGGCAGGCGTCAGGCCATTGTCGAGGATTTCCCGGGGGTGACCCGCGACCGCAACTATGCGGATGTGGATCGCTTTGCGAAACGTTTTACTTTGATCGACACCGGTGGCTTTGAGCCGGTCAGCAGCGAGCGTCTGCTGGCGCAGATGCGCGAGCAGTCTCAGTTGGCTATCGAAGAGGCCGATATCATCATCTTTCTCATGGATGGTCGTGAGGGTTTGAATCCCGCTGATGAAGAGGTCGCGCATATGCTGCGCCAGGTGGATAAACCTGTCCTCTTTGTCGTCAACAAGATGGATGGTCCTGCCCAGGAGGCTTACCTGGGCGAGTTCTATGCTCTGGGGGTTGATGCGATTCACCCGATAGCCGCAGAACATCGCATCGGTACGAATGACCTGGTTCAGGAGCTTCTTGCCCTGATGCCGGAACCGTCTGAGAAGGACGATGAAGGGACTGAAACCCGTATGGCGATCGTCGGTCGCCCGAATGTCGGCAAATCGTCTCTTGTTAATCGTCTGCTCGGCTATGAACGCGTGGTCGCCAACCCGACGGCAGGCACGACCCGCGATAGTGTTGACACGGTTTTTGCCTACAATGAACGGCGCTATGTGCTGATCGATACCGCCGGCATCCGGCGCAAAGGTAGAGTCTCGCAAAAGCTTGAAAAGTACTCGGTGATCCAGGCTCTCAAGGCCTTGGACCGCTGCCACATTGCTCTGATCGTTGTCGATGCGGAAGAGGGTATTACCGATCAGGACCTGACGATTGCCGGCTATGCGCACGAGCGTGGTCGGGCCATTATCATCGTGGTCAATAAGTGGGATTTGCTGAAAAAAGACAACAAAACCATGAGCGAGTACATTAAGGATGTGCGCGCTGCTTTTCGTTTCCTGCCGGACAGCCCGATTCACTTCGTTTCAGCTTTGACCGGTCAACGCATCAACAAGATTATGGCTGACGTTGAGATGGTGAATGACGAGTTCAACCGTAAAGTGACCACCTCGGCGCTGAATAAAGTCCTCAAAGACGCCGAGTATAACCACCAGCCGCCTATGTATCGCGGCCAGCGCCTGAAATTCTTCTACATGACCCAGACCGCCGTTCGCCCACCGACCTTTCTGGTCTTTGTTA
- a CDS encoding NAD-dependent epimerase, whose product MPKKTKSSSSVLVTGAAGFIGFHLCQRLLERGDTVIGLDNLNDYYEVLLKENRLKQLEGQDNFSFVKYDLSDRAAMEKLFSEYEFDAVVNLGAQAGVRYSLTNPHAYVDANLVGFMNVLEGCRHHKIGHLVYASSSSVYGANTTMPFSVHDNVDHPLSLYAASKKANELMAHTYAHLYGLPCTGLRFFTVYGPWGRPDMALFLFTKAILAGEPIDVFNHGRMKRDFTYIDDIVEGVIRVTDQPAQANAAWSGATPDPGTSAAPYRVYNIGNNNPVELMHLIETLEKALGKEAIKNFMPIQPGDVPATWADVDALGHDVGFRPATPIEVGVERFVEWYTGYYP is encoded by the coding sequence ATGCCAAAAAAGACAAAATCAAGTTCATCTGTTCTCGTGACCGGCGCCGCTGGCTTTATTGGCTTCCATCTCTGCCAGCGTTTGCTGGAGCGTGGCGACACGGTCATCGGCCTGGACAACCTCAATGATTATTATGAGGTTTTACTTAAAGAAAACCGGCTTAAGCAACTGGAAGGGCAGGATAACTTCTCCTTTGTTAAGTATGATCTCTCTGATCGTGCCGCGATGGAAAAGCTTTTTTCTGAGTACGAGTTTGATGCGGTGGTCAACCTGGGAGCGCAGGCCGGGGTGCGTTATTCGTTGACGAATCCGCATGCCTATGTCGATGCCAACCTGGTTGGTTTCATGAATGTCCTCGAGGGGTGCCGTCATCATAAGATCGGGCACTTGGTTTACGCTTCGTCCTCCTCGGTTTACGGTGCCAACACGACCATGCCCTTCTCGGTGCATGATAATGTGGATCATCCCCTATCGCTTTATGCGGCGAGCAAGAAGGCCAACGAGTTGATGGCGCATACCTATGCGCATCTCTACGGTTTGCCCTGTACCGGTTTGCGTTTCTTCACCGTATATGGGCCCTGGGGTCGACCGGATATGGCCCTTTTCCTCTTCACTAAGGCGATCCTTGCCGGTGAACCGATCGATGTTTTTAATCATGGTCGCATGAAACGAGATTTTACCTACATTGATGATATCGTTGAGGGTGTGATTCGTGTTACAGATCAACCCGCACAAGCAAACGCCGCATGGTCGGGGGCGACTCCTGATCCTGGCACGAGCGCTGCGCCTTACCGGGTGTACAATATCGGCAATAACAACCCGGTGGAGTTGATGCACCTGATCGAAACCCTTGAGAAGGCTTTGGGCAAAGAAGCCATCAAGAACTTTATGCCGATTCAGCCGGGCGATGTGCCTGCAACCTGGGCCGATGTTGACGCCTTGGGTCATGATGTCGGCTTCCGGCCGGCGACGCCGATCGAGGTGGGGGTTGAGAGGTTTGTCGAGTGGTATACAGGATATTATCCTTAA
- a CDS encoding phosphomannomutase, whose amino-acid sequence MKISCFKAYDIRGRLPDQLNEDVAYRIGRAFAQFLKPKQVVVGQDVRPSSPALTAALVKGLTEGGADVLDIGLCGTEEVYFATSYAKADGGIMVTASHNPADYNGMKLVREESRPISGDTGLDMIRQLAESGKFDTPERTGQVTPYEHRVAYIRHLLSYIDASALRPLKVVVNAGNGCAGPLLDLLEKQLPLEIIKICHEPDGSFPNGIPNPLLPENRGITRDAVLEHGAGLGIAWDGDFDRCFLFNEHGEFIEGYYIVGLLAEAFLSTRPNAKIIHDPRLTWNTVDIVEKAGGEAVMSKTGHAFIKERMRAEDAVYGGEMSAHHYFRDFAYCDSGMIPWLLVVELMCRQKKLLSELVGERMKKFPASGEINRTLKDPAAAIAAVEAKYSAGALDIDHTDGLSVEFAEWRFNLRMSNTEPVVRLNVESRGDYVLMEEKTAELLSFLKER is encoded by the coding sequence ATGAAAATCTCCTGTTTCAAAGCGTACGATATTCGCGGTCGTCTACCCGACCAACTCAACGAAGATGTTGCCTATCGCATCGGTCGTGCTTTTGCGCAGTTCCTGAAACCGAAGCAGGTGGTGGTGGGGCAGGATGTGCGTCCGTCTAGCCCGGCGTTGACGGCGGCCCTGGTGAAAGGCTTGACCGAGGGTGGGGCGGATGTCCTCGATATTGGCCTGTGCGGTACGGAGGAGGTCTATTTCGCCACGTCTTACGCCAAGGCCGATGGCGGCATCATGGTGACGGCAAGCCACAACCCGGCTGATTACAACGGTATGAAGCTGGTGCGTGAAGAGAGCCGGCCGATCAGTGGCGACACGGGGCTTGATATGATCCGGCAGCTTGCCGAATCAGGCAAGTTTGATACACCTGAGCGGACAGGGCAGGTGACACCCTATGAGCACCGGGTTGCTTATATCCGTCATCTTCTGAGTTACATCGATGCCTCTGCTTTGCGGCCGTTGAAGGTTGTTGTAAACGCTGGCAATGGTTGCGCCGGGCCTCTTCTCGATCTTCTGGAGAAGCAGCTGCCGCTGGAGATCATCAAGATTTGTCATGAGCCGGACGGGTCTTTCCCTAACGGTATTCCGAACCCCTTGCTGCCGGAGAATCGTGGCATCACCCGGGACGCGGTGCTCGAACATGGAGCCGGTCTGGGTATTGCCTGGGATGGTGACTTTGATCGCTGCTTCCTCTTTAACGAGCATGGTGAGTTTATCGAGGGTTATTACATTGTTGGTCTACTCGCTGAAGCTTTTCTGTCAACCCGACCGAATGCAAAGATTATTCATGATCCTCGCCTGACCTGGAACACCGTTGATATCGTTGAGAAGGCCGGTGGCGAGGCGGTGATGAGCAAGACTGGCCACGCCTTCATCAAGGAGCGGATGCGCGCTGAGGATGCCGTTTATGGCGGCGAAATGAGCGCTCATCACTATTTTCGCGACTTCGCCTACTGCGACAGTGGTATGATTCCATGGTTGCTGGTTGTCGAGCTGATGTGCCGGCAGAAAAAACTGCTTTCTGAGTTGGTGGGTGAGCGGATGAAGAAGTTCCCTGCCAGCGGTGAGATCAACCGGACGTTGAAAGACCCCGCAGCGGCGATTGCGGCTGTTGAGGCAAAATACTCCGCCGGTGCTCTTGATATTGATCATACGGACGGACTTTCTGTTGAATTCGCCGAGTGGCGGTTCAATCTGCGTATGTCGAATACTGAGCCGGTGGTAAGATTAAATGTTGAATCGCGTGGGGATTATGTTCTGATGGAAGAAAAAACAGCTGAGCTTCTGAGCTTTCTTAAAGAGCGATAG
- a CDS encoding GxxExxY protein, giving the protein MKQEKLTEEVLGACFEVANELGSGFLESVYEKALLIALRKKNISVVTQAPVTVTFRGQQVGSFFADLLVEDEVIVELKAVKALVPEHLAQVINYLKATGLETALLVNFGSRKVEYRRLHNKTDQLIYKGKQDR; this is encoded by the coding sequence ATGAAACAAGAAAAGTTAACAGAGGAGGTTCTCGGTGCATGTTTTGAGGTGGCCAATGAACTGGGATCGGGGTTTCTTGAATCTGTTTACGAAAAAGCGCTTCTCATTGCCTTGCGTAAGAAAAATATTAGTGTTGTGACTCAGGCACCTGTCACCGTAACTTTCCGTGGCCAACAGGTCGGCAGCTTTTTTGCTGATTTGTTGGTTGAAGATGAAGTTATTGTTGAGTTGAAAGCCGTTAAGGCCTTAGTCCCCGAACATTTAGCACAGGTTATCAATTATCTTAAAGCGACTGGTTTGGAAACGGCTTTGTTGGTTAATTTTGGCAGCAGGAAAGTGGAGTATCGAAGACTCCATAATAAAACTGATCAGCTCATTTATAAGGGTAAGCAGGATAGATAG
- a CDS encoding phosphoglucomutase/phosphomannomutase family protein — MTQIKFGTSGWRGLLAEDFTLENVRIVTQAIADFLHADKSADKGVVVGHDSRFMGEKFARETARVLAGSKVPSFICKNDTPTPVIAYEIMRRGAAGAINFTASHNPYDYNGIKFSTAWGGPALPEVTAEIERLANAMLGEVCYRDMPLDKAVRAGLVEEIDPMPDYLDVIRAKVDIEAIGKSGMSVIFDPMYGAGRDYVDGILVEAGLLVQTINSSKDPYFGGMPPDPAPAHLNDLITRVKGDKHVMLGLATDGDADRYGIIDADGSFIEPNYILALLYDYLIRHKGESGDAARSVATSHFIDAVAAHHGYKVRETPVGFKYIGEFIRDNEIVIGGEESAGLSLRGHVPDKDGVLACLLVAEMVAVECKTVGQLLQDLYSRVGEFHTSRKNLRLSPELAEKIGDKLASPPDTLAGKPVKELVTTDGVKMILEDGSWALFRKSGTEPVVRVYTEAGSVEELDALTAAAVGFVES; from the coding sequence ATGACTCAAATAAAGTTCGGAACATCCGGTTGGCGTGGCCTTCTCGCCGAGGATTTTACCCTCGAAAATGTCCGTATTGTCACTCAGGCGATCGCAGATTTTCTGCACGCCGACAAAAGCGCTGATAAGGGTGTTGTTGTCGGTCATGACAGCCGGTTCATGGGCGAAAAATTCGCCAGGGAGACGGCACGCGTGCTGGCCGGCTCGAAGGTGCCGTCTTTTATCTGCAAGAACGATACGCCAACACCGGTGATCGCCTACGAAATCATGCGCCGCGGTGCTGCTGGCGCCATCAACTTCACAGCAAGTCACAACCCCTACGATTACAACGGCATCAAGTTCTCAACCGCCTGGGGTGGACCTGCTTTGCCCGAAGTCACCGCAGAAATAGAGCGCCTGGCCAATGCCATGCTCGGCGAAGTCTGTTACCGCGATATGCCGCTCGATAAGGCCGTGCGTGCCGGTTTGGTCGAGGAGATCGACCCCATGCCTGATTACCTTGATGTGATCCGCGCAAAGGTAGATATTGAGGCGATCGGCAAGTCCGGTATGAGCGTGATCTTTGACCCGATGTACGGGGCAGGGCGTGACTATGTCGACGGCATTCTGGTTGAGGCCGGGTTGCTGGTGCAGACGATCAACAGCTCCAAAGATCCCTACTTCGGCGGCATGCCCCCGGATCCTGCACCGGCTCATCTCAATGATCTCATCACCCGTGTCAAAGGCGATAAGCATGTCATGTTGGGCCTGGCGACCGATGGCGACGCCGATCGCTACGGCATTATCGACGCCGATGGCTCCTTTATCGAACCTAACTATATCCTGGCGCTCCTCTATGACTACCTGATCCGCCACAAAGGGGAGTCAGGTGACGCCGCGCGCTCTGTTGCCACCTCTCATTTTATCGATGCCGTAGCCGCTCATCACGGTTATAAAGTGCGCGAAACACCGGTCGGCTTCAAATATATCGGTGAATTTATCCGTGATAACGAGATCGTCATCGGCGGTGAAGAGAGTGCCGGTTTGAGTCTGCGCGGTCACGTCCCCGATAAAGATGGTGTACTCGCCTGCCTACTGGTCGCGGAAATGGTGGCTGTCGAGTGCAAGACGGTTGGCCAACTGTTACAAGACCTCTACAGCCGCGTTGGTGAATTCCATACGTCCCGTAAGAACCTGCGCCTCTCCCCGGAGCTCGCAGAAAAGATTGGTGATAAGCTCGCTTCACCGCCAGACACTTTGGCGGGCAAACCGGTTAAGGAGTTGGTGACAACAGACGGTGTTAAAATGATCCTCGAAGATGGCTCCTGGGCCCTTTTCCGCAAGTCGGGCACTGAGCCTGTTGTGCGGGTTTATACTGAGGCGGGGAGTGTGGAAGAGTTGGACGCGCTGACTGCTGCAGCGGTTGGCTTTGTGGAAAGCTGA
- a CDS encoding PxxKW family cysteine-rich protein, with protein MKCQTVLPDTECVFWSKKGCVAEGGSCQNVIEMCEGCDHIVDGSIGPVCVKAPAPIKKWSAGLCNFATHRKVEVKIEEIKVNPIKASKRAGR; from the coding sequence ATGAAGTGTCAAACAGTTCTTCCCGATACAGAGTGCGTGTTCTGGAGCAAAAAAGGTTGTGTTGCTGAAGGCGGCAGCTGCCAGAACGTTATCGAAATGTGTGAAGGTTGCGATCATATTGTAGACGGCTCCATCGGTCCGGTTTGCGTGAAGGCGCCCGCCCCGATCAAAAAATGGTCTGCCGGCCTCTGCAACTTCGCGACACACCGGAAAGTTGAAGTTAAAATCGAGGAGATCAAGGTTAACCCGATCAAAGCTTCGAAGCGTGCCGGTCGTTAA
- the scpB gene encoding SMC-Scp complex subunit ScpB has protein sequence MDIHDLTPLVEALIFAADGPLKVERMAEALDLEQAEICAAIEALEADYEEHPRGFFMQEVSGGYQLRTRPEYADYLRKLGQSRPFKFSRPALESLSIIAYRQPVTRSEIEYLRGVDSGSVVKTLLEKRLIRILGKKDVPGKPMIYGTTKEFLELFGLSDLSSLPTLREFSDLVPEEESGEFMTSMPLLVEEVGDE, from the coding sequence TTGGATATTCATGACCTCACCCCTCTGGTAGAAGCCTTGATCTTTGCCGCCGATGGGCCACTTAAGGTTGAGCGCATGGCCGAGGCCCTCGATTTGGAGCAGGCGGAAATCTGTGCCGCTATCGAAGCCCTGGAGGCTGATTACGAAGAGCACCCGCGTGGTTTTTTCATGCAGGAAGTTTCAGGTGGTTACCAGCTCAGGACTCGTCCGGAATACGCTGATTACTTACGCAAGCTCGGCCAGAGTCGTCCCTTCAAGTTCTCCCGTCCTGCCTTGGAGTCGCTTTCGATTATTGCCTACCGACAGCCGGTCACCCGCTCGGAGATCGAGTACCTGCGCGGCGTTGATTCAGGCAGCGTGGTGAAAACCCTGCTCGAGAAACGTTTGATCAGAATCCTTGGTAAGAAAGATGTTCCCGGCAAGCCGATGATCTACGGCACGACCAAGGAGTTTCTCGAACTGTTCGGCCTCTCGGATCTTTCGTCATTACCGACCTTGCGTGAATTCAGCGACCTGGTTCCGGAAGAGGAGAGTGGGGAGTTTATGACCAGCATGCCTTTGTTGGTTGAAGAGGTTGGTGACGAATAG
- a CDS encoding segregation/condensation protein A yields the protein MDNYAIQLENFEGPLDLLLHLIKKNEMDVYDIPMAEITRQYLSILDAMKSLNLDMAGEFLLMAATLLHIKSKMLLPKIVEDELEEEEDDPRAELVRRLLEYQKYKEVSLTLESKPQLGRDLFARVSAEPEVLENAEAGFVSVGLFDLVEALKEVMKESSEPLVHQVDMEHLSVTDRINAILSQLQGQESIAFTDLFTGGLKRSEVIVTFLALLELVKLRMVRFMQNVRYGSIWVFPAVAIEESEELDLGEDSLGYS from the coding sequence ATGGACAATTACGCAATTCAGCTGGAAAATTTCGAAGGGCCGCTCGACCTGCTGCTTCATCTCATCAAAAAAAATGAGATGGATGTCTATGACATTCCCATGGCGGAAATAACCAGACAGTATTTGAGTATTCTCGATGCCATGAAGTCACTCAATCTTGACATGGCCGGAGAGTTCCTGCTGATGGCAGCAACGCTTCTTCATATCAAATCGAAGATGCTCTTGCCCAAGATCGTTGAGGATGAACTGGAAGAAGAAGAGGATGACCCGCGAGCGGAGCTTGTGCGGCGTCTTCTCGAGTACCAGAAATATAAGGAAGTGTCCCTGACTCTTGAGAGCAAACCCCAGTTGGGACGCGATCTATTTGCCCGTGTCTCGGCAGAGCCTGAAGTTCTTGAAAATGCGGAAGCCGGTTTCGTTTCGGTAGGACTTTTCGATCTTGTGGAAGCGCTGAAAGAGGTCATGAAGGAAAGTTCGGAACCGCTCGTTCACCAGGTCGACATGGAGCATCTCTCTGTCACCGATCGAATCAACGCCATTCTCTCGCAACTTCAAGGGCAGGAGAGTATCGCCTTTACCGATCTTTTCACTGGCGGCCTTAAGCGTAGCGAAGTGATCGTAACTTTCCTGGCACTGCTGGAATTGGTTAAGTTGCGTATGGTTCGTTTTATGCAGAATGTTCGTTACGGCAGTATCTGGGTTTTTCCCGCAGTGGCTATTGAAGAAAGCGAAGAGCTGGACCTAGGAGAAGATTCCCTTGGATATTCATGA
- a CDS encoding site-2 protease family protein: protein MEHILLKISIMLVPALLAVTMHEVAHGFIADKLGDPTARLLGRLTLNPVKHLDPIGTIALLVFGFGWARPVPVNANNLRRAQKDMIWVSLAGPSANLMLALFCALLLRVVVYIAAAVPEGSQLLPMIEPVGLMAAFGLYINVILCLFNLLPIPPLDGGRVLMGILPESQSQLLRRIEPFGMLLIVFLIFGTSIWSSAFGPAVHSVVAMMAGAHMDVVEQTMRLLFYQ, encoded by the coding sequence ATGGAACATATCCTGCTCAAAATTTCGATCATGCTGGTGCCGGCATTGTTGGCGGTCACCATGCACGAGGTCGCCCACGGTTTCATTGCTGATAAGCTCGGAGATCCGACCGCCCGTTTGTTGGGGCGTCTGACATTGAACCCGGTCAAGCACCTCGACCCGATCGGGACAATCGCTTTGTTGGTCTTTGGCTTTGGCTGGGCGCGACCGGTGCCGGTTAATGCAAACAACCTGCGTCGAGCCCAAAAAGATATGATCTGGGTCTCTCTGGCGGGGCCGAGTGCGAACCTGATGCTGGCTCTTTTCTGCGCGCTTTTACTCCGTGTCGTTGTTTATATTGCTGCCGCTGTTCCGGAAGGCAGTCAACTCCTGCCTATGATTGAGCCGGTCGGTCTGATGGCTGCGTTCGGTCTCTATATCAATGTTATCCTCTGCCTTTTCAACCTGCTGCCAATCCCGCCTCTCGATGGGGGCCGCGTCCTCATGGGGATTCTTCCCGAGAGCCAGTCGCAATTACTGCGTCGCATTGAGCCCTTCGGTATGCTGTTGATTGTATTTCTGATCTTCGGCACGTCGATCTGGAGTTCGGCCTTTGGTCCTGCCGTGCATAGCGTGGTGGCGATGATGGCAGGGGCGCATATGGACGTGGTTGAGCAGACCATGCGCCTGCTTTTCTACCAATGA
- a CDS encoding CBS domain-containing protein, translated as MEVITTHINADFDCLGSMIAAKRLYPDAVMVFPGGQERSLREFFLSSVQYVFGFKRARDIDLDEVSRLILVDVRQASRIGPFGAIAKRPGVDIHIYDHHEAKARSLKGSLEHVEAVGSTVTVFSHIFMNQGLELTSDEATMMMLGLYEDTGSLTFHTTTVKDYEAAAYLLTQGANLNTVADLIVQEMTPDQVHLLNDLLASKSILNIHGINVAIAHASIDYFVGDIATLAHKLKDMENLDVLFVVVRMESRVFLVARSRLEDVHVGNILHEFGGGGHASAASCSVRDQTLLQILEQLPKVLQQHIKPQWQARHLMSTPVKSVVAEDSVAEAHQILSRYNINAIPVLSKDEVVGIISRQLVDKAVYHGLQDQPVSEIMTSDFQQVTPQTSVAVLKTLFVESNQRFAPVVEGGRLVGAITRTDLLRHLASSVGTPTRSGETNLVNRGGRRYRAGQIQRLIRNRLPKRIQDLLTQLGQVADGLDLKVFVVGGFVRDLLMNKTNLDLDLVVEGDGVGFAEAFARQNDCRVRCHHKFGTAVLIFPDDFKIDVASARMEYYLRPGALPDVEHASVKMDLSRRDFTINTLAISLNQNAYGSLFDYYGGQRDIDDKVLRVLHNLSFVEDPTRVFRAVRFEQRLGFKIGKQTEHLLNSAVRLGLMEKVSGHRLFSELFLILNEPRPLPAVSRLARLDVLRQIHPKLTSKIDYSKSFDEARRTTDWYDLLYTGQPCERWFCYFLVFTAVLDREEITSLSERLQLVPRYRDMLNQQRSTALGILKRLESRPEGMRPPKASSLYRWFKPLSTEILLFMMARTSQDLVRQWISQYITHLRDAQPLLTGHDLEALGFQPGPVYREILDALLYARLDGRVVSVEDERVFVQKKYPSG; from the coding sequence ATGGAAGTCATCACCACCCACATCAACGCGGATTTCGATTGTCTTGGTTCGATGATCGCGGCCAAGCGTCTTTATCCCGATGCTGTGATGGTGTTCCCCGGTGGCCAGGAGCGCAGCCTGCGTGAGTTCTTCCTGAGTAGTGTTCAATATGTCTTCGGCTTCAAGCGTGCCCGTGACATTGATCTTGACGAGGTCAGCCGCCTGATTCTGGTGGACGTGCGTCAGGCGTCCCGCATCGGCCCTTTCGGAGCGATCGCTAAACGCCCCGGGGTCGACATCCACATTTATGATCATCATGAAGCCAAGGCCCGCAGCCTGAAGGGTTCACTCGAACACGTCGAAGCGGTTGGCTCCACGGTCACGGTGTTCAGTCATATCTTCATGAACCAGGGGCTTGAACTGACCTCCGACGAAGCGACCATGATGATGCTCGGCCTCTACGAGGACACCGGCAGCCTGACCTTTCACACGACAACCGTTAAGGATTACGAGGCCGCCGCCTACCTGCTCACCCAGGGCGCTAATCTCAATACGGTTGCTGATCTGATCGTGCAGGAGATGACTCCCGACCAGGTCCACCTGCTCAATGATCTGCTCGCAAGTAAAAGCATCCTCAATATTCACGGCATTAATGTCGCCATTGCCCACGCTTCGATCGACTACTTTGTTGGTGATATCGCTACCCTGGCCCACAAGCTTAAAGACATGGAGAACCTCGACGTCCTCTTTGTGGTGGTGCGCATGGAGAGTCGGGTGTTCCTCGTTGCACGTTCCCGTCTGGAAGACGTCCACGTCGGCAATATATTGCACGAGTTCGGCGGGGGAGGACATGCTTCGGCGGCCTCCTGCTCAGTACGCGACCAGACTTTGCTGCAAATTCTGGAACAGTTGCCGAAGGTTTTGCAACAGCACATCAAGCCGCAATGGCAAGCCCGTCACCTGATGTCGACACCCGTTAAATCAGTTGTTGCCGAAGACTCGGTGGCCGAAGCGCATCAGATTCTTTCGCGCTATAACATCAATGCCATTCCGGTTTTAAGCAAGGATGAGGTCGTCGGCATCATCTCACGGCAACTTGTCGACAAGGCCGTTTATCACGGCCTGCAGGACCAACCGGTCAGTGAAATCATGACCAGCGATTTCCAACAGGTGACACCACAGACCTCCGTTGCCGTTTTGAAGACGCTCTTCGTCGAAAGTAATCAACGCTTCGCACCTGTCGTCGAGGGGGGGCGGCTGGTGGGGGCGATCACCCGCACGGACCTCTTGCGCCACCTTGCCAGCAGCGTCGGCACGCCGACGCGCTCCGGCGAAACCAACCTGGTCAATCGCGGTGGTAGACGTTACCGGGCCGGTCAGATTCAGCGCTTGATCCGTAATCGCTTGCCGAAACGCATTCAGGATTTGCTGACCCAGCTCGGCCAGGTGGCTGACGGGCTCGACCTCAAGGTCTTTGTTGTCGGCGGGTTTGTTCGCGACCTCCTGATGAATAAAACCAACCTGGATCTCGATCTTGTGGTTGAAGGTGATGGCGTTGGCTTTGCTGAGGCTTTTGCCCGGCAAAACGATTGCCGGGTGCGCTGTCATCACAAGTTCGGCACCGCGGTTCTGATCTTCCCGGATGATTTCAAGATCGATGTTGCCTCGGCACGGATGGAGTATTATCTGCGACCAGGGGCTTTGCCTGATGTTGAACATGCTTCGGTGAAGATGGATCTCAGTCGCCGCGATTTTACCATCAATACCCTGGCGATCAGTTTGAACCAGAACGCCTACGGCTCATTGTTCGACTATTATGGCGGACAGCGCGATATTGATGACAAGGTGCTGCGAGTTCTTCATAACTTAAGCTTTGTCGAAGATCCGACCCGGGTTTTTCGTGCCGTACGCTTCGAGCAACGCCTTGGCTTCAAAATTGGCAAGCAAACCGAACACCTGCTCAACAGCGCCGTGCGACTTGGTTTAATGGAAAAGGTCAGTGGGCATCGACTCTTTAGCGAACTCTTCCTGATCCTCAATGAGCCGCGTCCGCTGCCAGCGGTGTCACGACTGGCTCGACTGGATGTGCTCAGGCAGATTCACCCCAAGTTAACCAGCAAAATCGATTATTCCAAGTCTTTCGATGAAGCCAGGCGTACCACCGACTGGTACGACCTGCTCTATACCGGTCAGCCCTGCGAGCGTTGGTTCTGCTATTTCCTGGTGTTTACCGCTGTTCTTGATCGCGAGGAAATCACCAGCCTTTCGGAACGCCTGCAGCTGGTTCCCCGTTATCGTGACATGCTGAACCAGCAACGAAGCACGGCCCTGGGCATACTGAAGCGCCTGGAATCCCGTCCTGAAGGGATGCGCCCGCCAAAGGCGAGCAGCCTGTACCGGTGGTTTAAACCTCTGTCGACAGAGATTCTGCTCTTCATGATGGCCCGAACTTCCCAGGATCTGGTGCGGCAATGGATCTCTCAATACATCACTCACCTGCGTGATGCTCAACCGCTGCTTACAGGCCATGATCTCGAAGCTCTGGGTTTTCAGCCGGGCCCTGTGTATCGCGAAATCCTTGATGCCTTGCTCTATGCGCGGTTGGATGGGCGGGTTGTGAGTGTTGAGGATGAGAGGGTTTTTGTGCAGAAGAAATACCCTTCCGGATAA